The following are encoded together in the Weissella soli genome:
- the rpiA gene encoding ribose-5-phosphate isomerase RpiA, giving the protein MTTDELKKAAGYYAANLVTNNMVVGIGSGSTIAYVIEALGKRVAEEGLQIIGVATSDKTRRTAAHLGIPIYNVDDVDHIDLTIDGADEIDQAFAAIKGGGAALLWEKIVAINSTKNVWVVDETKLSPKLTHFLPVEVIPYGSDQVFRRFENRGYHPTWRLDQNGNPVRTDSANYLIDLHLDHIEDPFVLGRELTSMVGVVEHGLFLDIVDEVIVGRPDGIEVFNAHPEPLI; this is encoded by the coding sequence ATGACAACTGATGAACTCAAGAAAGCCGCCGGTTACTATGCTGCAAACCTGGTAACCAACAATATGGTCGTCGGTATCGGTTCTGGCTCAACCATCGCTTATGTCATTGAGGCACTCGGTAAACGCGTGGCTGAAGAAGGCCTGCAAATTATCGGTGTGGCCACCTCCGACAAAACGCGCCGAACGGCTGCCCACCTGGGTATTCCAATCTATAACGTCGATGATGTTGATCACATTGATTTAACCATTGATGGTGCCGACGAAATCGATCAGGCTTTTGCGGCCATCAAAGGTGGTGGTGCGGCCTTACTATGGGAGAAGATTGTCGCCATCAACTCCACTAAAAACGTTTGGGTAGTTGATGAAACAAAGCTGTCACCAAAGCTCACCCATTTCTTGCCTGTTGAAGTCATTCCTTATGGCTCCGACCAAGTGTTCCGGCGTTTTGAAAATCGTGGCTATCACCCCACCTGGCGCCTTGATCAAAATGGCAATCCGGTGCGCACCGATTCAGCTAATTACTTAATTGATTTGCACCTTGATCACATTGAAGACCCCTTCGTACTCGGACGAGAATTAACAAGCATGGTCGGCGTTGTCGAACACGGCCTCTTCTTGGATATCGTTGATGAAGTGATTGTTGGTCGTCCTGATGGCATTGAAGTTTTCAACGCCCATCCAGAACCATTAATTTAA
- the mutY gene encoding A/G-specific adenine glycosylase, with product MIEMWSIEKIEDFRRTLLAWYDEEGRASLPWRKNQDPYRVWVSEIMLQQTQVNTVIPYFKRFMTLFPTITALADAEEQTLLKAWEGLGYYSRVRNMQKAAQQVVEDYQGVWPTTFEGLKKLTGIGPYTAAAIASIAFKEPVAAIDGNAYRVLGRLFKIEDDIRQTKTWQKYFAIGNQLIDPKRPGDFNQAIMDLGSSYMTAKNYDTAHNPIKEFIASYEDGTEDLYPVKSPLAKPKQVSYVGIAVVGPDGYLWEQRPATGLLANFWLMPLYAITDFESDPDAEWTRAEIIQATETRLLADYGVTVSLKALGGRPVTHVYSHLKWTVTILTGEITETMPLKRGVWRQRDVLNDDPQPKVQEKIWQRLNSLQG from the coding sequence GTGATTGAGATGTGGTCAATAGAGAAGATTGAAGATTTCCGGCGCACTTTGTTAGCTTGGTATGATGAAGAGGGACGCGCTAGTCTGCCTTGGCGCAAAAATCAGGATCCTTATCGAGTCTGGGTATCCGAAATTATGTTGCAACAGACACAAGTTAATACGGTAATTCCCTATTTTAAACGGTTTATGACGTTGTTCCCGACAATTACCGCTTTGGCAGATGCCGAGGAACAGACCTTGTTAAAAGCTTGGGAGGGTTTGGGTTATTATTCACGTGTCCGAAATATGCAAAAGGCGGCCCAACAGGTGGTTGAGGACTACCAGGGTGTTTGGCCAACCACCTTTGAAGGTTTGAAAAAACTGACAGGGATTGGACCATATACGGCTGCTGCGATAGCATCGATCGCCTTTAAGGAACCCGTTGCCGCCATCGATGGTAACGCGTATCGTGTTTTGGGTCGACTGTTTAAGATTGAAGACGATATTCGACAGACGAAAACATGGCAGAAATATTTTGCGATTGGTAACCAATTAATCGATCCAAAACGACCAGGTGATTTTAATCAGGCGATTATGGATTTGGGATCATCATATATGACGGCGAAAAATTATGATACGGCACACAATCCGATTAAAGAATTTATTGCGTCATATGAGGATGGTACTGAGGATCTTTATCCAGTAAAATCACCATTGGCAAAGCCAAAACAGGTCAGTTATGTGGGGATTGCTGTTGTTGGACCAGATGGCTATTTGTGGGAACAGCGACCAGCAACGGGGTTGCTAGCTAATTTTTGGCTAATGCCTTTGTATGCGATTACCGATTTTGAAAGTGATCCAGATGCAGAATGGACAAGGGCAGAGATTATTCAAGCGACTGAAACACGCCTGTTAGCCGATTATGGGGTGACGGTTAGTTTAAAGGCGCTAGGTGGGCGACCAGTCACCCATGTCTATTCACATTTGAAGTGGACCGTGACAATTTTGACTGGTGAGATCACCGAAACCATGCCATTGAAGCGTGGTGTTTGGCGCCAGCGTGATGTGTTGAATGATGATCCGCAACCGAAAGTCCAAGAAAAAATTTGGCAACGATTAAATTCGTTACAAGGCTAA
- the rsmG gene encoding 16S rRNA (guanine(527)-N(7))-methyltransferase RsmG: MNPEAFAAALREHHIELTAEQLAQYQTYYERLVEVNEHMNLTAITERDEVYLKHFFDSLTLAWAYPALQTEPLSMVDVGAGAGFPSIPLKIAFPQLKITIIDALNKRINFLNNLVQELGLTDVQAIHARAEEFGNKTAPTRETYDVATARALARLNILGELTLPLVQVGGVLLAMKGSQADEELAEADKAITTLGGEIGEQVDVALPNGDPRSVILIKKVKTTPKKYPRKPGDPVRKPL, from the coding sequence ATGAATCCGGAAGCTTTTGCGGCGGCATTACGTGAGCACCATATTGAATTAACGGCTGAGCAACTCGCCCAATACCAAACGTATTACGAACGCTTGGTTGAAGTTAATGAACATATGAATTTAACAGCGATTACCGAACGTGATGAGGTCTATTTGAAGCACTTCTTTGATTCATTGACATTAGCGTGGGCGTATCCTGCCTTACAAACAGAACCACTTAGCATGGTGGATGTTGGTGCCGGGGCTGGATTTCCATCAATTCCTTTAAAAATTGCGTTTCCACAATTAAAAATTACGATTATTGATGCCCTTAATAAACGGATCAATTTTTTGAACAACTTGGTCCAGGAATTAGGATTAACTGATGTCCAGGCAATACATGCCCGTGCGGAAGAATTTGGAAACAAAACAGCACCAACGCGTGAAACTTATGATGTCGCTACGGCCCGTGCATTAGCGCGCTTAAATATTTTAGGTGAATTAACGTTACCACTAGTCCAGGTAGGTGGTGTCTTGCTTGCAATGAAGGGTAGTCAAGCTGACGAAGAGCTTGCAGAAGCAGACAAAGCAATCACAACGCTTGGTGGTGAAATTGGTGAACAAGTCGACGTGGCACTACCAAATGGTGATCCACGCTCAGTCATTTTGATTAAAAAAGTTAAAACAACGCCGAAAAAGTACCCACGCAAACCAGGTGACCCTGTGCGTAAGCCGCTTTAA
- a CDS encoding ParA family protein, with the protein MGHVIALANQKGGVGKTTTTVNLGAALATAGQRVLIIDTDAQGNATSGSGVHKSTIEKDVYDVLVHGLPLVEAIIKTSHENMDIVPATIRLAGAELELAPVMARETRLKDALTSVRDSYDYILIDNPPALGLITINTFSAADSILIPVQAEYYALEGLGQLLQNIKLVKQHFNADLEIEGVLLTMVDARTNLSNEVVTNVRDYFGKQVYQTIIPRNVRLSEAPSHGLAIQDYDPQSRGAEVYDQLAQEVLEAHGDK; encoded by the coding sequence ATGGGACATGTTATCGCTTTAGCGAACCAAAAGGGTGGCGTTGGTAAGACAACGACCACGGTTAATCTTGGGGCAGCACTGGCAACAGCTGGTCAACGGGTGTTGATCATTGACACGGATGCTCAAGGAAATGCCACATCTGGTTCGGGCGTTCATAAATCAACCATTGAAAAAGACGTTTATGACGTTTTGGTTCATGGTTTGCCATTGGTTGAGGCGATTATCAAGACCAGTCACGAAAATATGGATATCGTACCAGCTACCATTCGGCTAGCTGGGGCAGAATTAGAATTGGCACCAGTTATGGCTCGTGAAACACGGCTAAAGGATGCACTAACAAGTGTCCGTGACAGTTACGATTACATCTTGATTGATAATCCACCAGCATTAGGTTTAATTACCATCAATACATTTTCAGCGGCGGATTCGATTCTGATTCCAGTGCAAGCTGAATATTATGCCTTAGAAGGATTAGGACAATTGCTGCAAAACATTAAGTTGGTTAAACAACACTTCAATGCCGATTTGGAAATTGAAGGGGTCTTACTCACAATGGTTGACGCACGCACTAATCTCTCCAATGAAGTTGTGACAAATGTCCGTGATTATTTTGGAAAACAAGTCTATCAGACGATTATTCCTCGTAACGTGCGTCTGTCAGAAGCACCTTCACATGGTTTGGCCATTCAAGACTATGATCCGCAATCAAGAGGCGCGGAGGTTTACGATCAATTGGCACAGGAGGTCTTAGAAGCTCATGGTGACAAGTAA
- a CDS encoding ParB/RepB/Spo0J family partition protein — protein MTSKKKSALGGGLADSGLNALFAEQGVDTTVATNDSVREIELTKIIANPYQPRRVFDENALRELANSIKENGVLQPIIVRHTDDDASRYELLAGERRWRASQLAGLATIPAVVRKFDDTTMLQAAILENLQREDLSPIEEAQAYKMMMTSLQLTQEQVAKRLGKARSAVANTLRLLNLPAEVQSLVDTNQLSMGQARTLLGLHNKRRILPVAKRTIAEGLSVRALEQLVNELNEQREPAAMPVEKPVFIRESEAALEDKFGTQVKVTRNKRGAGKIEIAYLSDEDLNRIFDVLNITLD, from the coding sequence GTGACAAGTAAAAAGAAATCAGCACTTGGTGGCGGCTTGGCGGATAGTGGGTTGAATGCTTTGTTTGCTGAACAAGGCGTTGATACCACGGTAGCAACGAATGATAGTGTTCGTGAAATTGAACTCACTAAAATTATTGCTAATCCATACCAACCCCGCCGCGTTTTTGATGAAAATGCCTTACGTGAATTAGCTAATTCCATTAAGGAAAATGGGGTCTTGCAACCGATTATTGTGCGGCACACTGACGACGATGCGAGTCGTTATGAGTTGCTTGCCGGTGAACGGCGGTGGCGTGCTAGTCAATTAGCTGGTTTAGCAACTATTCCAGCGGTCGTACGTAAATTTGATGACACGACGATGCTGCAAGCAGCTATTTTGGAAAACTTGCAACGTGAAGATTTGTCGCCAATTGAAGAAGCGCAAGCCTATAAAATGATGATGACGTCTTTGCAACTAACGCAAGAGCAGGTGGCTAAACGTTTAGGGAAGGCTCGTTCGGCGGTCGCCAATACACTACGGCTACTGAATTTGCCGGCAGAGGTACAAAGCTTGGTTGATACGAATCAACTTTCGATGGGGCAAGCCAGGACGTTATTAGGATTACATAACAAGCGGCGCATTTTACCGGTTGCAAAGCGTACTATTGCTGAGGGATTATCAGTGCGTGCTTTGGAACAGCTAGTTAACGAATTGAATGAACAACGCGAACCCGCTGCAATGCCGGTTGAGAAACCTGTCTTCATTCGAGAATCCGAAGCTGCCTTAGAGGACAAGTTTGGTACTCAAGTTAAGGTGACCCGTAATAAACGGGGTGCCGGTAAGATCGAAATCGCTTATTTGTCTGATGAGGATTTAAACCGCATTTTTGATGTCTTGAATATCACATTGGATTAG
- a CDS encoding DUF951 domain-containing protein, which translates to MYELHDIVEMKKPHACGANEWEIKRIGADMKITCQGCGRLVMLTRHDFDKRFKKVLRKANDIEE; encoded by the coding sequence ATGTACGAATTACATGATATCGTTGAGATGAAAAAGCCCCATGCTTGTGGTGCCAATGAATGGGAAATCAAACGCATTGGTGCAGATATGAAAATCACATGCCAAGGTTGTGGTCGGTTAGTGATGTTAACGCGTCACGATTTTGATAAGCGTTTTAAGAAAGTTTTGCGTAAAGCAAATGACATTGAAGAATAA
- the ychF gene encoding redox-regulated ATPase YchF → MALTAGIVGLPNVGKSTLFNAITKAGAEMANYPFATIEPNVGMVEVPDARLARIQEIEPADKVVPTTFEFTDIAGIVKGASKGEGLGNKFLENIRQVNAIVHVVRAFDDDEITHVSGKVDPLDDIDTINTELILADLDAIDKRWAKVEKMAKSAKDKEAIAEFAVLEKLKPVLEEGKPARSIEWNEDEQKIVKGLFLLTSKPVLYVANVAEDDMADPEATPYYQQIAAFAEQDHAEIIGISARAEEAIAGMDPEDQAEFMEMQGISEPGLNRLIRTAYHLLDLRTFFTAGGKETRAWTFHAGMKAPQVAGVIHSDFERGFIRAETIAFDDLDQYGSVKAVREAGRRRSEGKEYLVKDGDIIEFLFNV, encoded by the coding sequence ATGGCTTTAACAGCAGGAATTGTTGGATTACCAAACGTTGGTAAGTCAACTTTGTTTAATGCAATTACGAAGGCGGGCGCTGAAATGGCGAACTATCCTTTTGCCACGATTGAACCCAATGTGGGGATGGTTGAAGTGCCAGATGCTCGGCTAGCGCGTATTCAAGAAATTGAACCCGCCGATAAGGTCGTACCAACAACTTTTGAATTTACCGATATTGCGGGGATTGTTAAGGGTGCTTCAAAGGGTGAAGGCCTTGGAAACAAGTTCTTGGAAAACATCCGTCAAGTCAATGCAATTGTCCACGTCGTACGGGCCTTTGATGATGATGAAATCACCCATGTTAGTGGCAAGGTTGACCCATTAGATGATATCGATACAATTAATACTGAGTTAATTCTCGCCGATTTGGATGCTATCGATAAGCGTTGGGCAAAAGTGGAAAAGATGGCTAAGTCAGCAAAGGATAAGGAAGCGATTGCTGAATTTGCGGTCCTTGAGAAACTAAAGCCTGTCTTGGAAGAGGGTAAGCCTGCGCGGTCTATCGAATGGAATGAAGATGAACAAAAAATTGTGAAGGGCTTGTTCCTGTTAACTTCAAAGCCAGTCTTGTACGTGGCTAACGTAGCTGAAGATGATATGGCTGACCCGGAAGCAACCCCCTACTACCAACAAATCGCCGCGTTTGCTGAGCAAGATCACGCTGAAATCATTGGTATTTCTGCTCGTGCTGAAGAAGCCATTGCCGGTATGGATCCTGAGGACCAAGCGGAATTCATGGAAATGCAAGGGATTAGTGAACCTGGTTTGAATCGTTTGATTCGGACGGCCTATCATTTGCTTGATTTGCGGACTTTCTTTACCGCTGGTGGGAAAGAAACCCGTGCCTGGACCTTTCATGCGGGGATGAAGGCACCCCAAGTTGCCGGGGTAATCCACTCGGACTTTGAACGGGGATTTATTCGAGCAGAAACCATCGCTTTTGATGATTTAGATCAATATGGATCAGTTAAAGCAGTACGTGAAGCCGGGCGCCGACGTTCAGAAGGTAAGGAATACCTGGTCAAAGATGGCGATATCATCGAATTCTTGTTTAACGTGTAA
- a CDS encoding DUF1129 family protein has protein sequence MSEEENKVTEQTTTEQQDATQSVVAEAKKAPVSEQPVAPVFPTRADLAASGLTKRNQNFVYAVTKLATNEKTQAPVIADIAAKLLAAQKKGTTAQQLFGTPAEALGIQVNETAQRTRPANNYANVKYRDLAIDNTLTFLMLFSFMFGLTLLFSKVGNAQGAGAAGITSLILTSVTGGLLFALVTKLMADDKIKRFYRIIGSILAFVLWFGIYMLLSILPAVINPVLPGWLYITLAVAAFFGFREWRKRTGISGGFLGSAPANRK, from the coding sequence ATGTCTGAAGAAGAAAATAAAGTAACTGAACAAACGACTACTGAGCAACAGGATGCAACACAATCGGTTGTGGCTGAAGCAAAAAAGGCCCCTGTATCCGAACAACCTGTGGCCCCAGTGTTCCCAACGCGCGCTGATTTGGCGGCCTCTGGCTTAACGAAGCGTAATCAAAACTTCGTCTATGCGGTCACGAAATTGGCCACTAATGAAAAGACGCAAGCCCCAGTAATTGCTGACATTGCCGCTAAATTGCTAGCTGCACAAAAGAAGGGGACAACGGCCCAACAACTATTTGGGACACCAGCAGAGGCACTAGGTATCCAAGTTAATGAAACGGCCCAGCGGACACGTCCAGCTAATAACTATGCTAACGTGAAGTATCGTGACCTAGCCATCGACAATACATTGACGTTCTTGATGCTCTTCTCATTTATGTTTGGGTTGACTTTGTTGTTCTCAAAGGTCGGTAACGCTCAAGGTGCCGGTGCTGCGGGCATTACTTCATTAATTTTGACATCAGTAACAGGTGGGTTGTTGTTCGCGTTGGTCACTAAGTTAATGGCGGATGATAAAATCAAGCGTTTCTACCGCATTATCGGTTCAATTCTAGCGTTTGTATTGTGGTTTGGTATCTATATGTTGTTGTCAATTTTGCCAGCCGTTATCAATCCAGTTTTGCCAGGTTGGTTATATATCACGTTGGCAGTGGCTGCATTCTTTGGTTTCCGCGAGTGGCGCAAGCGCACTGGCATTTCAGGAGGGTTCTTAGGATCAGCTCCTGCGAACCGTAAGTAA
- a CDS encoding response regulator transcription factor, whose protein sequence is MKILIVDDDQEILELLEIYVKNEGYEPITAMDGKEALMMLRTNPDISLVILDIMMPEMNGMEVIKEVRKDNGVPVLLLSAKAGAMDKIQGLITGADDYVTKPFNPLEVMARVKALLRRAQTSGNSVQAAPEVLDIGPLTINKDSHEVKTADGVEVNLTALEFGVLYLLASHPNRVFSADDIFERVWQQEAVVSAKTVMVHVSHLRDKLEEATKGNQVVQTVWGVGYKIEVL, encoded by the coding sequence ATGAAAATTTTGATTGTTGATGATGATCAAGAAATCTTAGAATTGCTTGAAATTTACGTCAAGAACGAAGGATACGAACCAATTACAGCGATGGATGGTAAAGAAGCGTTAATGATGTTACGTACTAATCCGGACATCTCATTGGTTATTTTAGACATTATGATGCCTGAAATGAACGGTATGGAAGTCATCAAGGAAGTCCGCAAAGATAATGGCGTGCCAGTATTGCTTTTGTCGGCGAAGGCTGGCGCGATGGACAAGATCCAAGGCTTGATTACTGGGGCGGATGATTATGTCACCAAGCCATTTAATCCATTAGAAGTCATGGCCCGTGTCAAGGCGTTATTGCGCCGTGCACAAACCAGTGGTAACTCTGTGCAAGCTGCCCCTGAGGTGCTGGATATTGGTCCTTTGACAATTAACAAGGATAGCCATGAAGTTAAAACTGCTGATGGGGTCGAAGTTAATCTCACGGCATTAGAATTTGGTGTTTTATACTTGTTAGCCTCACACCCAAATCGGGTGTTCAGTGCAGATGATATCTTTGAACGAGTTTGGCAACAAGAAGCGGTGGTTTCGGCCAAGACCGTCATGGTCCACGTGTCGCATTTGCGAGATAAGTTAGAAGAAGCTACCAAAGGAAACCAAGTCGTACAAACGGTTTGGGGCGTTGGTTATAAAATCGAAGTACTATAA
- a CDS encoding sensor histidine kinase produces MKLRAADWLLVFVKAIVSALLFVLLGIGVILVTQEQWHTVNWLKELQWQYGHNQIVVIALSAVVIGLWLRLVYYYFEQAQLSVLIDDVAELRHHLLAVDVQGLPNRRVVRRLKPMIGNVNSLFEAAQTSMTEERAIERSKDEMITNVSHDLRTPLTSILGYLGLIKNDETGTLPRETMVKYTNTAFAKAEQMKSLVEDLFDYTQVAQVDFKLHWAPLDLSAMLNQLAVNFELEAKQRNLVISAVTNADSIEMVGDPDRLARVFMNLISNGLKYGEGATFIRLSAKVLADNWVEVRVQNDGERIPEESIGRLFDRFYRVEGSRNLKTGGTGLGLAIVQGIVDAHGGNIHVESDSELTSFIVRLPLMPVEEGELVE; encoded by the coding sequence ATGAAACTACGAGCGGCTGATTGGCTGTTAGTCTTTGTTAAGGCGATTGTTTCGGCCCTGCTTTTTGTGTTGCTGGGAATTGGTGTAATTTTAGTAACACAAGAGCAGTGGCACACGGTTAATTGGCTGAAAGAATTGCAGTGGCAGTATGGACACAATCAAATAGTGGTGATTGCTTTGAGTGCCGTAGTGATTGGACTTTGGTTACGATTGGTGTATTACTACTTTGAGCAAGCACAATTATCAGTATTAATTGATGATGTGGCTGAATTGCGGCACCATCTCTTAGCGGTAGATGTGCAAGGTTTGCCTAATCGACGAGTCGTTCGCCGGTTAAAGCCAATGATTGGTAACGTCAATAGTCTCTTTGAAGCTGCGCAGACATCAATGACTGAAGAACGTGCCATTGAGCGGTCAAAGGATGAAATGATTACCAATGTTTCGCATGATTTGCGCACGCCACTGACATCGATTCTGGGCTATTTAGGACTGATTAAAAACGATGAAACCGGTACTTTACCACGGGAAACGATGGTTAAGTATACCAATACTGCTTTTGCTAAAGCAGAGCAGATGAAGTCGTTAGTAGAAGATTTGTTCGACTACACCCAAGTGGCGCAGGTCGATTTCAAGTTACACTGGGCCCCATTAGATTTGAGTGCCATGTTGAATCAGCTGGCGGTGAATTTCGAACTAGAGGCTAAGCAACGTAACTTGGTCATTTCAGCAGTAACTAATGCTGATTCGATTGAGATGGTTGGTGATCCAGATCGTTTGGCGCGTGTGTTTATGAATTTGATTTCAAATGGTTTGAAGTATGGTGAAGGCGCAACTTTCATTCGATTATCAGCTAAAGTGTTGGCTGATAATTGGGTGGAAGTGCGTGTCCAAAATGACGGCGAGCGAATTCCAGAAGAATCGATTGGTCGGTTGTTTGATCGGTTCTACCGGGTCGAAGGTTCACGTAACCTAAAGACCGGGGGGACTGGACTGGGATTGGCAATTGTGCAAGGTATTGTAGATGCGCATGGCGGGAATATTCATGTGGAATCTGACAGTGAGCTGACCAGCTTTATCGTCCGTTTACCATTGATGCCGGTGGAAGAAGGTGAGCTAGTTGAATAA
- a CDS encoding serine hydrolase yields MNKRIITLIFALGLIFSPSVAHAELFTAHNINSQAAVLVDAQTGQVLTAKNAEQRLPIASTSKLLTIYLVELAIKNGDISANQKVKIDQATATLSNTALLASVPVKVGEILTVRELEEQALVASSNAAAYQLAVVVAGSHSRFVDMMNAQLSKWGIKNAGFSTSSGLMNSDLAAAANPKAASSAENSLSARELALVAKKTITAFPKLLEITKQARIVTPSKNGNVTVKNTNMLLTNGRGYQFEGLKTGSSPTNGETLVGLTTLAGRRVITVVIGNSLSTDGIFDDTITMLNEAKSKVQVATLAAGTRVRSTVVKYAPQTTKYPLVTKGTATLFVQKSGATHLTVATKRQFKLVAPLKQGHLVATESVRVAGNQKLSDSIDQATMPKVKLVTKHAIAEVALPVRWYRNVMEWISAHL; encoded by the coding sequence TTGAATAAAAGAATCATCACCCTGATTTTTGCACTAGGTCTTATTTTTTCACCCAGTGTGGCCCATGCTGAGTTGTTTACGGCCCACAATATTAATTCACAAGCAGCCGTTTTGGTTGATGCGCAAACTGGTCAAGTGTTGACAGCAAAGAATGCCGAGCAACGATTACCAATTGCTTCAACGTCAAAATTATTGACGATCTATTTAGTCGAATTAGCGATTAAAAATGGTGACATCTCGGCCAATCAAAAAGTGAAAATTGATCAAGCAACGGCTACCTTGAGTAATACGGCCCTATTAGCTAGTGTACCGGTCAAAGTCGGTGAAATTTTGACGGTGCGTGAACTGGAGGAACAAGCCTTAGTGGCTAGTTCCAATGCGGCGGCTTACCAATTAGCAGTTGTTGTGGCGGGTTCACATAGTCGTTTTGTGGATATGATGAATGCACAATTGTCCAAATGGGGCATTAAGAACGCGGGCTTCAGCACGTCTTCAGGCTTGATGAATAGTGATTTGGCAGCAGCGGCGAATCCGAAGGCGGCCAGCAGTGCTGAAAACTCGTTGTCAGCTCGGGAATTAGCTTTAGTCGCCAAGAAAACGATTACCGCGTTCCCCAAATTGTTAGAAATTACCAAGCAAGCTAGGATCGTGACACCATCAAAGAATGGTAATGTGACTGTTAAAAACACGAATATGTTGTTAACAAATGGACGGGGCTATCAATTTGAGGGTCTTAAGACGGGTTCTTCACCAACAAATGGTGAAACTTTGGTAGGCCTGACAACGTTAGCTGGCCGCCGAGTCATTACAGTAGTGATTGGTAACAGCCTATCCACGGATGGTATCTTTGATGACACGATCACGATGCTGAATGAGGCTAAGAGTAAGGTCCAGGTCGCTACGTTAGCCGCTGGTACCCGAGTACGGTCAACGGTGGTGAAATATGCCCCACAGACGACAAAATACCCACTCGTTACCAAGGGCACGGCTACTTTGTTTGTCCAGAAGTCCGGAGCCACTCATTTAACAGTGGCGACTAAGCGTCAATTTAAGTTGGTGGCACCGCTGAAGCAAGGCCATTTGGTTGCTACTGAATCGGTCAGGGTAGCAGGCAATCAAAAGTTAAGCGATTCTATTGATCAAGCAACGATGCCCAAAGTTAAGTTAGTTACGAAACACGCGATTGCCGAAGTAGCATTACCGGTGCGCTGGTACCGTAATGTTATGGAGTGGATTAGTGCCCACTTGTAA
- a CDS encoding DUF1836 domain-containing protein gives MNEYTAWREGLKKLNIPKWDDLPNIELYMDQVVAYVNTVLEPLPMPPITPAMVNNYVKKQVLMAPKKKKYQAMQIADIIIISMLKPVFSIEEIRAAIDQITVNDFPKNAYDTFVDALEDRFNGIMDTDFADDNLSLQLMRNAANIIYNKMEAEHLLDVLSRRTPVKTAPLKK, from the coding sequence ATGAACGAGTATACCGCTTGGCGTGAAGGCCTCAAAAAATTAAATATTCCTAAATGGGATGATTTACCAAATATTGAACTCTACATGGATCAAGTCGTGGCATATGTAAATACAGTTCTAGAGCCCCTGCCTATGCCTCCTATCACACCAGCTATGGTCAATAATTATGTTAAGAAGCAAGTGCTGATGGCACCTAAGAAAAAGAAATATCAAGCGATGCAGATTGCTGATATTATCATTATTTCGATGTTGAAGCCTGTTTTTTCAATTGAAGAAATTCGGGCGGCCATCGATCAGATTACAGTTAATGATTTCCCAAAGAATGCTTATGACACCTTTGTTGATGCTTTAGAAGATCGTTTCAACGGTATTATGGACACTGACTTTGCTGATGACAACTTGTCGTTACAGTTGATGCGCAATGCGGCTAACATCATCTATAACAAGATGGAAGCCGAACATCTCCTAGATGTCCTCTCACGACGCACACCCGTAAAAACGGCCCCTCTTAAAAAGTAA